The segment TTAAAAAAACTGGAGATAGATTCGAAACTTCCAACCATGAGTAGGACATTTTTACAGCCAGTGCAGACCACGCTAACACATCTGAAATTGAATGTTCAATTAATATTTTACAGTAACTTGACTCTTTTTGAGAATATTTATCTTAAAAGACTAACTTATTTGGACTTCAGCTCCAATAGATTTCTTGGTCCTCTTACCAGGCAAATATTCAATGCCGTGCCTAACACAACTTACCTCTACTTACAGCATTGTTCGATAACTGCTATAGAAGATAATGCTTTTAATGATATAGCTCATAATTTAAAGATTGTTAATTTGGCAAATAATATGATTTCTACTATCAGTTCTATTGTGCTAACTGGAATTAATCCTATATATATTGAGCTTGAGCACAACAATTGGCTTTGCGATTGTGAACTTTTGTCCTTGATACATTTCGTCTCTAAGCACTCTAGGCTGTTTATAAATGTGCCATATTGTCGCATGCCCAACTACTTTTTTGGTATACTCTTTAACGACCTAGACAGCAGTAAAATAAATTGTTCTACAGGTAATGAACCTATTACTACTACCCAAAAAACATATATTTCAACTACGACTGCTGAGAAAACAAATCAAACTACAACAGGCTGGCAAGATGAACTTTCAACACTAACTACAATAGGGAGTGGTAAATACACTGGTTCTTTTACAAATGAATATGCTTACAGTCCTATACTACAGTTTAGTTGTTCCCAGGCTGTTGATTTAAATGAAAGTGTGCGCCTTACTAACCATTCTCAGAGAGACATAAACACAAATAAAGTCGAACCAAATTAAGCAAACTATGCCAATGGCATTTTTGTTTTTCAACCCCCCACCTATGACCTCTATTTAGAGTTATCAGATGACCTTAGTCTACAAGTACGAGTTGATAACTATAATGATGCAGACCAGATAAACATTATTTGGTTTACAGAACTGTTCGATAGCAATAAAGATGTATTTGCTGTAGATTACTCATACAACTGTATGCAATATTCTGGCCCGTTTTTAACCATTGCTTCACTTCATGAAAATCATACATATACTTTTTGTATGATGCCGACAGATAACGTAGTTATTTCCCCGCTCTTTTGTCAACCACTCTATGTACCTATGGTTGGAGAGAAAACTCATAATGCGACGGATTCTATTCAAAACACTAGCAATAATAAGCAGTTTTCGGTCGCCATGCTGGTCTTAATTCTTTTTGTTTCCACAATTTTTGGAGCAATAATTGCATATCTTGGTATCAAAGCCTACCCGGATCTTTTAGAGGGCTCAAAGAACGTATTAATAATTAAAAAGTTGGATAAAACATGCTATATATCAACAATAACAGAATCCGAATACACAATAGAtgaaacaaaaaagaaaatactTTGGTGCAAAAATTTTCAATGATACTCAGCAGTAGGTAATCCAATTGTTTTTTAagaaaaataacatttaaataaatatatttttttcagTCCTTTTTCAGAAGAAACAGTTGTGGATACTAGAAGTGTTCTAGGCAAGGTTTATAAAGTAGACGAGTATGAAATGCCTAAAGAACTGGATTATTCAATAAAAGAGTATAGTGAACTCAGTTATGGAAGTACCCTCACCATTCCCCCACCATTACCAAAGCGTAATTCTAATAATTTAATAttcaattaaaacaaaatataataaaagttCACAATGGATTATTGGATGGATATATTGGAAATTGCGTCATAGATATACATTAACAAATTTATAGATGTTAAATTTAACATGAAATTTGCCATCCCCAACAGTTATTAACATTTAAAATGTCATGTACCAGCAAAAACGACAACGATCAAATGCTCCTAAATGTCTTGAGGTGAATAGATCATTAATCGTTGTGCTGTGCCAACTATTCAACAAGCAAGGTAGTCGATTGTAAATAGCAAAAAAGGTAAGGCATTTCAACTTCAGCGTCACGTGAATCAGGCCTTTTTGTATTGTTGTCTGTCTTGTTGATCCCAACAGGCGTTTAATTTAAAACTATCGATTGTTTGTGGCAAAACATCGATGTTTAGTTTTATGTCTTGTCCCGTCTCTATGAAAGAAAAAACTAAagagagaaggagaagcaCGAGAGGTACGCACTTGGTTGAGCTATTTTattttcgttgttaaaacaatattttaaatatatagGTAGGTTGGCTTGGATGTGTTGGCAAAAGTACAATTAAGCGATGGCAAAATTTAAACAAGCACAGGACGTTGAGAAGCCGTTGGCATTGATTCAGGAAGTGCAAGCTCGTTGGAACAGTGcgttaaataaataatttttagAGGAATATCTGTGCGTCCCGGCCACGTCCTGCGAGTCTGAGCGAATGTTCAGCAAGGCCGGTCAAATTATTtctgatcgtcgtattcgccTAAAGCCGAAAGTAGTAGATCAGTTAATGTTTCTAAACAAAAATCAGGACTTGTTTTAAGATATAATCTAGGGAATTTACTTTTTTTATGTTGCTGGACGGAAGCTATGAGCTATTGAAAGTGAAATTATCTCCAATTAAAATgatttttaataaaaatatatttttaataaataaataaaaatatataaacacACAAAATTTCATGAAAATCGGTAGAGCCATTTCGGAGGAATTTAGCAAAAAGCTTGTGACACGAGAATTTAATATATTAGAATATACAAattttcaataaaaatttCAAAAACAAATTTGTATCAGACCAATTGCGTTTTTTGGAGAACTTTCGTGGCCGCTCTTGAGCTTAGCGGTGCGCCAAGGGGTATGTAATTTACGGCTGTTGCTTGCCAAGTGACACTCTACCCTACATTCTAAGTGTATATTGCTTTCAAACGTTACTTGCAACCACTCCTTCTCTTGATACCTCGTGCCTCGACATTCAATATTACAATTCATTTTCGATTATCGTTCTCGTTCAaacattttatttaaaaaaaataagcaaataaatataaatatagtgGCTTGTTGCGTAAATTCTACATAAGTATTACGGCAGAAAACAGTAAATCCATTCATGAACACTTAAAGATTAAGCTCAAAAGTCGATTAAAAAGCATTCGCCGCTTAGAGGATCGATTAGACCAAGGGTCGTTTCTTTTATAATTACCGGAATTACAATGTAGATTAGTTTGTTTGAATGCTTCAATTGAAAAGGCGAATCATGTGCAAGAGCAAATCGAGGAGATAACAGGTGATGATACATATGCAGCCGAGTTGGAAGAGCTGACGATTGTAACCAAGGGAAAGCTAATGTCACTGTACGATTtcaattaaaatacaaaatcgTATGATTAGACCTATACAAATAGCTAGCCATAAAAGGTTAAGATTTCCCAGCCacctaaataaataaacgataatatgctctaaatataaatatgtgacatgcactactgacctaaataaatatacaacggACAGCTGCATGCATTTGTGTACATACACTGTTAAGATATTTACAGCACTATCATTAAACACATTCTGGATGACCTGCATGTGGTCAAATCTCACACCATCTGCATGATAACCATTGTGACCGTCATAAATCTGACCCTTGGAATATTCCACTGTtggatttgtagtaattgcttagtcctaaatatatataacacATTTCCCTAGCAATATTATACTCAGAACTAATTAAACATACCTAATATCCTAAGTAAACAATTATACTCATAGAACTTGTATATAAACCTCgcattttaccaaataaaaccagtacgaaagaaaactctgacgtattcacatctccgaagcccaatttgttcaagtaccgattgcggcgaccatttgttactggtacatgaaccggtagcatacaaatttacatattcagcatacgattgtcatattgacaatcaccacagaatcaagtgaatctacatcaacagattcatttgatttattCAGTCACTTATCACCGTCTTTGATGCAGCAAGTGATAGTTCAAAAATGTTATTAGCCTTTTCGAGAGACTAGTTAGTTCATAGCGACGCTAGTATACCAGTGATCAAAAAATGTAATCATTTGATTTCGTGCCTTTCTGATGAAGCATTAGGAACAATAAAGGCATCCCAAGTCACCGAGGCAAAATATGAAGAGGCCATGGCTATATAGCCGGCTATGGCCGGCCTATAGCGATTATATGACGAGTTTATGATTTTCACGAATAATATCTCCACACTGTTCAATCTGCCGAGAATATTGTATCAGTACGCATCGTCCTTAAGAAATCTAATCGATACTGTTTCGTCGATTTGCGGATCGTTTCTGTCGATCGGAGACGATACAAAAATTTTCAGTGCAATGCTCATTCTTATCGTTGTGAACAGCGTTGACGCAGTGACCAAACAAAAGTGGGACGAACAGCTAACCTATGAAAAGTTGCCGCTTTGGTCTGACTTTGAGAAAGTCTTGAATCGCCGATACCAGCATCTGTCTGCTGAATAATCGACGAAGCCAAGGCAAGACAGAGTCATGCCAAGCAAGCAACATAATCGCAGATCATTTGCTTCTTCTTCCACTTTCACCAACAGTAGAACTCAACAAACTTGTAGCTATTGTTGTTCAGGAAACCATGCAGTATCAAAATGCCCTCCTTTTTCGCGTCTCTCCGTTGTGCAAAGGTTTGAGTTTGCCAAGTCGGCATCCTTACGCATTAACTGTCTGCGAAAAGGCCACGCTGTTGTAAAATGCAAAGTGTGCAACCGCTCACATCATGCATTAAAAATGAGGATCAAACTTTCACATCGCATGTTCTGCATCCGATTTCGTTGGACAGGGTAATTCTGGCTACATCGATCGTAATCGTCCGAACTAGGAGTGGTGAAAACTTTTTGGCCAGAGCTCTGCTCGACTCTGGATCACAAATCAATTTCATTACTGAGGACCTTGGTCatcgcttacagatccgtagagGAGTCGTGAATAAACTTACTTGGATTTGGTGAATCTAATTCCCAAGTGAAGGATAAAATACACACAGTGGTGATGTCGCGAATAAATGGTAGTGAGTTCTCATTTGATTTTTGCATCCTGAAATTCATTTCAGGTTATCACCCAGACCAGTCAGTGAATGTGACTGACTGGGGAATCCCAAAGAACCTACCACTGGTAGACCCTTATTTCTAAAAGCCACAAAGAATAGATATACTGATAGGAGCATAATCGTTCTTTGAACGATTCAGTTGTTGGTCAAATTATGAAAGATCCTGACTTTATAACTCTTCAGAAAACCCTTCTTGGCTGGGTTGTTTCGGGAAAATATGTTTCCAATAGTTCTGCTCCTCAAATTAAAAATAGTTTGAGTATCCAGCGATAGGGCTTTGAAAAACTTTTGGTCATTGGAAGAAATGCCATCTACTGTCATCAGGTCGGTTCGAAATAAGGCTCCCGTTTAAATCAGATCCAAGTTgtttaggcaactcctttgagtttgctaaacggcggtttttatcGCTTGGAAAGAGATTGCATCGTGACCCTgagttgaagaaaatgtacttggaattCATGGcagagtacctctccttgggtCATATGTCTCCTAATGACAATAAGATTCCTTCTACTCCACAATACGTAATTCCTCATCAGTGTGTCCTGAGGCTCCAAAGTACGTCTACCAAACTCCGTGTCGTGTTCGATGCTTCGTCCAAGACGTCCTCACAGGTGGCCTTGAATGATATTCTGATGGTCGGACCTACCATTCAAGAGGAACTATACTTGACACTGCTCCGTTTCCGTCTGCTCAGGTTTGCCCTGACTGCCGATATCaaaaagatgtatcgccaagtgaTGGCGCTCAGCTCATAGTTGTGACGCCCAGCGCCAGGAAGACCAAGCGCCGGAGCCACAAACACCACAACAATAACATTAGAAACCCTGAAGACTAAGTATACTCGAAACACCAAGACAAGCCATGAAGACTAAAAACTAAGTATTAGTAGGATAAGTAGAACATAAGCGACAATACATGAAGACCTGCCACATAAGGATAAAAGAAATAAGTATAAgtaaacaaacaataaaagatacataaaaccaaccacagctGATCACCACCAATGGGCCCATAGCACAGCCACCCACGGTCACACGCACGGCTGACCGCCCCAAGTGTGACCATAACCCAAGCCCCAACGGGCACACTATCAGCCGATCCGTACAAACGCGTTAGGGACACATCAGCACAACGCGCTAGGGACATACCGtacggatcagctgcttttcggAAATAAAAGGGGCTCCGCCAGAGCGATCAGCATCAGTTCGGCTCCGGCCAGTGGAGAGGTAAGCATCAgtagcagccaccagcagccccagcgatcctcctcggagcgcattaaaccTCCGCCGCCTTTcccctcctcggagcgcattaaccctccgcaacatgtattctcctcggagcgcattcaccctccgcaacattatttctcctcggagcgcattaaccctccgcaacatttattctcctcggagcgcattaaccctccgcaacatttattctcctcggagcgcattaaccctccgcaacatttattctcctcggagcgcattcaccctccgcaacattatttctcctcggagcgcattaaccctccgcaacatttattctcctcggagcgcattaaccatccgcaacatttattctcctcggagcgcattaaccctccgcaacatttattctcctcggagcgcattcaccctccgcaacatttattctcctcggagcgcattcacactccgcaacattatttctcctcggagcgcattaaccctccgacAACTCAAGGAACAACTGGAACAGATACGGGATCATTTAAGGCCAGGACAATCACTTCCAGTAACTCCCGACAATATGCTCATGGTGTACCAGATGATGAAAGCTGAAGGCACTATAATAGAGGATCATGCAATTATCAAGGTGACATTTCCATTAGTCTCAGCAAACGAACTGGAAATATACAAATTGACAGCGATTCCGGTGCCAAATAAAAATGGGATAAGCATGTTTGAAATAAAAACACCATATATGGCAGTCAATAGTCACCGTGACGAATTCGTTGAACTATCAGAGACTGAATTTAAAAACTGTCATCAAAGAGCAAACAATGACTTTGTTCGctataaaaaacaaacaatgtTCTCAGCCGAAACAAGTTGTGAATTACAAATGTTTCACAATAAAACGGACTCATCATGTCACCTAGTCAAcacaaaaaaatcatttttatggTTATAAAAGAAATCGATGGATTTTTGCAACAAAGTCATCATTAAAGCTGTCAGCGGTATGTGCAGATGGCATTTGGGATATCAAGCTACAACACTCAGGAATATTGATCGCCGAACCTGGATGCATCATTCGGAATTCGCTAATGACTGTCACAAGTCAGAGCACATTGGAAACTACTCTGCAGTTATCATACGCTCATTTCGGAGATAGTGACCTCAACGAAACATCAACTGAACGTTCTACAAATAAAGTTTCAAGAAACGATGAAAAGCTGAACTACAAGGAGATGTATCAAATGGAAACGAATCTGCTACCACCTAAACATTTTTAGTTACCCCACAATCTTGAAACCATTGATCATCATCATATTGCCATATACATTGCACTGCTGTTTATCATGATCATTGTAATGATTCATCTGGTTAAAAGGTGGTACACAACAACACTTAGCTCATCAGCTAGTGAAGAAAACGCACCAAGGCATCCATTCACAATCAATATTGATGATGGTTGAGCATACTATGTTCAACGGCCGGGAGGATGTACGATTtcaattaaaatacaaaatcgTATGATTAGACCTAGACAAATAGCTAGCCATAAAAGGTTAAGATTTCCCAGCCacctaaataaataaacgataatatgctctaaatataaatatgtgacaTGCACTACTgatctaaataaatatacaacggACAGCTGCATGCATTTGTGTACATACACTGTTAAGATATTTACAGCACTATCATTAAACACATTCTGGATGACCTGCATGTGGTCAAATCTCACACCATCTGCATGATAACCATTGTGACCGTCATAAATCTGACCCTTGGAATATTCCACTGTtggatttgtagtaattgcttagtcctaaatatatataacacATTTCCCTAGCAATATTATACTCAGAACTAATTAAACATACCTAATATCCTAAGTAAGCAATTATACTCATAGAACTTGTATATAAACCTCgcattttaccaaataaaatcAGTACGAAAGAAAACTCTGACGTATTCACATCTCCGAAGCCCAATTTGTTCAAGTACCGATTGCGGCGACCATTTGTTACTGGTACATGAACCGGTAGGATACAAATTTACATATTCAGCATACGATTGTCATATTGTCAATCACCACAGaatcaagtgaatctacatcaacagattcatttgatttattCAGTCACTTATCACCGTCTTTGATGCAGCAAGCGATAGTTCAAAAATGTTATTAGTTATTGTATCAGTACTCATCGTCCTTAAGAAATCTAATCGATACTGTTTCGTCGATTTGCGGATCGTTTCTGTCGATCGGAGACGATACAAAAATTTTCAGAGCAATGCTCATTCTTATCGTTGTGAACAGCGTTGACCCAGTGACCAAACAAAAGTGGGACGAACAGCTAACCTATGAAAAGTTGCCGCTTTGGTCTGACTTTGAGAAAGTCTTGAATCGCCGATACCAGCATCCGTCTGCTGAATAATCGACGAAGCCAAGGCAAGACAGAGTCATGCCAAGCAAGCAACATAATCGCAGATCATTTGCTTCTTCTTCCACTTTCACCAACAGTAGAACTCAACAAACTTGTAGCTATTGTTGTTCAGGAAACCATGCAGTATCAAAATGCCCTCCTTTTTCGCGTCTCTCCGTTGTGCAAAGGTTTGAGTTTGCCAAGTCGGCATCCTTACGCATTAACTGTCTGCGAAAAGGCCACGCTGTTGTAAAATGCAAAGTGTGCAACCGCTCACATCATGCATTACAAATGAGGATCAAACTTTCACATCGCATGTTCTGCATCCGATTTCGTTGGACAGGGTAATTCTGGCTACatcgatcgtaagcgtccgaactAGGAGTGGTGAAAACTTTTTGGCCAGAGCTCTGCTCGACTCTGGATCACAAATCAATTTCATTACTGAGGACCTTGGTCatcgcttacagatccgtagagGAGTCGTGAATAAACATACTTGGAATTGGTGAATCTAATTCTCAAGTGAAGGATAAAATACACACAGTGGTGATGTCGCGAATAAATGGTAGTGAGTTCTCATTTGATTTTTGCATCCTGAAATTCATTTCAGGTTATCACCCAGACCAGTCAGTGAATTTGACTGACTGGGGAGTCCCAAAAAACCTACCACTGGTAGATCCTTATTTCTAAAAGCCACAAAGAATAGATATACTGATAGGAGCATAATCGTTCTTTGAATTATCAGTTGTTGGTCAAATTATGCAAGATCCTGACTTTATAACTCTTCAGAAAACCCTTCTTGGCTGGGATGTTTCGGGAAAATATGTTTCCAAGAGTTCTGCTCCTCAAATTAAAAATAGTTTGAGTATCCAGCTATAGGGCTTTGAAAAACTTTTGGTCATTGGAAGAAATGCCATCTACTGTCATCAGGTCGGTTCGAAGTAAGGCTCCCGTTTAAATCAGATCCAAGTTgtttaggcaactcctttgagtttgctaaacggcggtttttatcGCTTGGAAAGAGATTGCATCGTGACCCTgagttgaagaaaatgtacttggaattCATAGCagagtacctctccttagGTCATATGTCTCCTAATGACAATAAGATTCCTTCTACTCCACAATACGTAATTCCTCATCAGTGTGTCCTGAGGCCCCAAAGTACGTCTACCAAACTCCGTGTCGTGTTCGATGCTTCGTCCAAGACGTCCTCACAGGTGGCCTTGAATGATATTCTGATGGTCGGACCTACCATTCAAGAGGAACTATACTTGACACTGCTCCGTTTCCGTCTGCTCAGGTTTGCCCTGACTGCCGATATCaaaaagatgtatcgccaagtgaTGGCGCTCAGCTCATAGTTGTGAAGCCCA is part of the Drosophila miranda strain MSH22 chromosome Y unlocalized genomic scaffold, D.miranda_PacBio2.1 Contig_Y1_pilon, whole genome shotgun sequence genome and harbors:
- the LOC117189347 gene encoding leucine-rich repeat-containing protein 4B-like; the protein is MNSSSCEIITSIIISNQFRNCLENNWIYKDVDVLDIIISNSHLTEIKSASFNVPLFAKVIHMSWVNLKLQEVDSGALLGLYSLKKLEIDSKLPTMSRTFLQPVQTTLTHLKLNVQLIFYSNLTLFENIYLKRLTYLDFSSNRFLGPLTRQIFNAVPNTTYLYLQHCSITAIEDNAFNDIAHNLKIVNLANNMISTISSIVLTGINPIYIELEHNNWLCDCELLSLIHFVSKHSRLFINVPYCRMPNYFFGILFNDLDSSKINCSTGNEPITTTQKTYISTTTAEKTNQTTTGWQDELSTLTTIGSGKYTGSFTNEYAYSPILQFSCSQAVDLNESVRLTNHSQRDINTNKVEPN